GTGCCCGCCATCGGCAGGACTTCGGCCTGGCGACCTTTGTGGCCGAGGACCTGCCGGTCGTCGGGGTCGACTCCGCCTTCGTGCACGGGGAGTTCGTCGACCACGACGAGTGGCGGGTCCCGATCCGGCCCCGGGTCGCCCTCGCCGTGCGTACCGTCGACCGCGTGGCCGGCCGGTCGGTGTGGGTGGTGCAGATGCACGGGTTGCGCGATCCGGCCGGCAAGGCCGACACCCCGGCCCGCCGTGGCCAGGCCGAGCGGCTGGCGCAACTCGTCCGCCGGATCCGTGGTCCGCGCGACCTGGTGGTGGTCTGCGGGGACTTCAACCTGCTGCCCGACAGCGAGACCTTCGACGTGCTGGCCGAGGTCGGGCTGACCGACCTGGTCGGTACGGCCGACACCCGGACGTCCCGCTATGCGAAGCCGGTACGCCACGCGAGCTACCTGCTCGTCTCCGACGTCGCCGCCGTCGAGCGCTTCGAGATCATGGCCGAACCGGAGGTTTCCGACCACCGGGCCCTGATCCTCGACATCTGAGCGGCATCCGCAGCGGTGCCTACCGGGCGGCCACCCGCAGTTCGGCGATGCTCGTCCACGGCTGCCCGGTCACCTCGGACAGGGCCCGCAGCCGGACGTACCGGGCGGAGCGGGCGCTGAAGCAGGCGGTCTGCTCGGCTGTCGTGTTGGCCCACGTCCCGGTCGCCGCCGCCGTGCCCCACGTCGTCCCGTTGCCGGAGGTGTGCACCTCGTACCGGGCGATCCGCCCGTTCTGGCTGGCCTGCCGGGGCAGGTAGTAGAGGCAGCTCACGCTCATCGCGCGGCCCAGGTCGAGCTGGATCTCGTGCGGATGCGACGGGCTTGCCGCCTGCCACTCGGTGTGCCAGATGGTGGCCGGGTTGCCGTCGAGGACGTTTGTCGCCCGGCCGTCCTCGGCGGCGACCTCCTGGCTGTCGGCGCTACGCACCGTCAGCGCCGTCGCCGGCAGGCGCGGCGCGACCGCCACGTTCAGCTCGGCCACCGACGTCCAGGGTTGCCCGTTCACCTCGCCGAGCGCCCGCAGGCGTACGTAACGGCCGGTCTTTGCGGCGAAGCTTGCGGACTGTTCGGCGGTGGCGTTGGGCCAGGTGCCGGTGGCGACCGGGCTGCCCCAGGTGGTGCCGTCGGCGGAGACGTGGACCTCGTAGCCGGCGATGCGGCCGTTCGTCATGTTCTGCCGGGGCAGGTAGTACAGGCCGGTCACGTCGTAACTGCCGCCGAGGTCCAGTTGGATCTCGTGCGGGTGCGACGGGCTGGCGGCCTGCCACTGGGTGTGCCAGATGGTGGCCGGATTGCCGTCGAGCACGTTCGTGCCGCGGCCGTTCTCGCCGGCCGTCTCCTGGCTGTCCACCGAACGCACGGTCAGCTGCGACTGGGGCAGCCGTTCGCGGACGAAGGTCGCGGTGTAGGTCCGGGCCGTGCTGGGTGCGGTGATGAGGTGTGTCTGCGCGCCCCCGTCGGACCAGGCACCGAAGACGTACCGGACGCCGTCGACGGTCTGCGGCGTCACCGCGCTGATGGTGTTCGCCGAGCCTTGGATGACGGTCCGGGTGAACGGCGTGGTCTCGCTGGCGCTGCCGACCGCGACCGGTAGCCCCGGCGGGTTGCTGGTGAAGGTCAGCTCGACGGTGCGCGGGTCGAGCCGCCGACTGGCGGTCGCCGACAACCCGCCCGCGTCGGTGGCGGTGAGTACCAGCTCCAGATAGGACGGATACTCGTGGTCGGGTGCCGGGAAGCTCGCCCCGGCCACGCCGGTCCATTCCTGCACCGTGTGGATATGGCAGTTGTCCGGGGTGTAGCAGTGGTGTTGCAGCAGTTGCCAGCGCAGCGCCGAGGCGGGCAGGGTGCCCTGCTCCGGGTCGGTGGCCCGGCCGGTGAAGGTGATGTGCTGCCCGACGACGAAGGTGCTGCCCGCCGCCGGGGTGTCGATGACGGCGGTCGGGCCGCTGTTGCCGGACTGGATGGTGACCGTACGGGTGTCCGCCACGTCGAGCGTGTCGATGACGCGCAGCCGTGCGGTGTACGGGCCGCCGGCCGGGTAGGTGAAGCTCGCGGTCGGGGTACGCGCGTCGACCGTGCCGTCGTCGGTGAAGTCCCACTCGTAGCGCAGCAGGCCCTCGTCGGCCGGGTCGGGGTCGCTGGAGGCGGTCGCGTCGAAGGACACGGTAAGCGGCGCGTCGCCGGTGGTCGGGGCGGCCTGGAGCACGGCGACCGGCGGTTGGTTGCCGGCGAAGTGGCGGACCCGGCGGATGCTGCCGGCCGCGTCGGCGTAGTACAGGTCGCCGCCGGGGCCGATCGCCAGGTCGACCGGGTTCGCCGCCTGGGCGACGAAGGTGAGCCGGTTCGCCGCGTCGGGCGTACCGCCGGGGGTGGTGGGGAGCATCGCCCAGATGCAGTCGCGGGTGTAGTCGGCGAAGAAGAGCGCACCCCGGTACGCGGCCGGGTAGTCGCCGCCGGCTGTCGGGTAGAACGCCATGCCGGACACGCTCGACCCGCCGGTGGGGCAGCTCTCGCCGGTCACCACCCGCCCCGAGTGCTGATATCCGTAGTACGGCGCGGTCTGCGTACCGGCGGTGTAGAGGCCCTCGCAGAGGTCGAGGTTGGCGCCGTCGTAGCCGCCCTGCCGGTTGGGTCCCTCGTAGCAGGGCCAACCGAAGTTGGCGACCTGGCCGGTCGGGTCGGTGAGCCGGTTGACCTCCTCCCAGGTGTTCCAGCCGACGTCACCGATCCAGAGTTCGTCGGTGCCGGGCCGGACGGCGAACCGGTACGGGTTGCGCAAGCCGTAGCCGACGATCCGTCGGGTGTTCGGGTCGGTGGAGCCGAGCGCCGGGTTGTCCGGTGCGGCGGCACCGGTGAGCGGGTCGAGGCGCAGGATCGTGCCGTCCAGGCCGGTCGGGTCAGCCGCCGTACGGACGTCCTGGGAGCGCAGCGCGCCACCCTCGGCGGTCGGTGGCGTCATGCTGCCGCCGGGCGGGTCGGCGCACGGGTTTATCGGGTTGCCGAGCTGCCCGTAGTCGACGACGTTGTAGCTGGCACCGTCACCGGAGCTGAGGTAGAGCATGCCGTCGGCGCCGAAGTGCAGGTCACCGATCGAGTGCGAGGGGTACTGCTGGCACCAGTCGTGCAGCAGCACCTGCTCGGTGCCGGTCATCACGTCACCGGCGGCCTCCAGCCGGGACAGCCGGCCGGTGACGATGCACTGCCCGCCGTTGGCCCCGCCGACCGCGTTGCAGTTGTCGTTCCACACCGGCGCGACCTGCCCCGGCGGGGCGTCGTAGGTGTAGAGCACGTAGACGTACGGCTGGGTCGGGAAGTCGGGATGCAGCGCGAGGCCGAGCAGGCCGCGGTCGTTCTGATTGTGTACGTTTACCGAAAGGTCGGCAAAGATTGTCGCCGTGGTGTCGGCGATCGAGTCGAACACCTTGATCCGGCCGGCTTTCTCGGCGACGAATATCCGCCCGTCGGGCGCGAATTCGATGTTCATCGGTTGGTTGAGGCCAGTCAGGACGGTTTGTTCCCGAAATCCGGTGGGCAGCACGGCGGCCGATGCCGGGCTCGGTAATCCGACGACAGCCAGCAGTGCGGCGACGAGTGCGCTGACGAGAAACGAGGACATAAAACGCTGACCGGACACCGGCATCCTCCCCCAAGGTCGTGGCGGGAAGAATGACAACACATAATAGTGAATATTTTTGAACGTTGATGTGGCTGCCCGCATCGGCTGGCTAACCTCGGTCTTTCGCTTAAGCGTCGACCCATAGCCATCATTCGATGAATGTGATTCGGGTGTTTGTTGCTGTTTTGGTGGCATGCTAAAGGCCCGGCGCGGGGCCGGGTTCCTCTGTGTTGCTGGTCGGGGCGTGAGTCGCGGGGTCAGCCGGTGGGGCGGGGTAGTGCCGTGAGGTTGGTGAATGCGCTGTTCAGGGCATCGGCCCAAGGCCAGTCGGCGGCGATGGCGAGGCGGGTCCTGCGGGCGGTGCGGGTGATCCGGGCCGCGACGTGCAGCAGCCGGTAGCGAAGCTTCTTGGGTTCGGCTTTGGCGAGGTCGCCGTCCAGGAGAATGGTCTGGGTCCAGGCGAGCAGGTCGATGCCGGTCAGGGCGAGTTGGAGCCAGGCCTGGTTGATCGCGAAGACGCGGGACGGGAACCGGCCGAAGCCGGTGGTCTTGCCGGTGCGGATCTTGTCCTCCACCCTGGCGTGAGCCCGATGCCGGGCTTCCAGGAACTGGATGCTGCCCGTGCCGGGCGGGGTGTCGGTGGCCACGACCTGGTGCCGCCAGCCTTCGATGGTGTCGAACAACGACAGTTGGGCGCCGGGGTGCGGGCGTTCCCGGCGGACCAGGAACCGGGTGCCCTCGGGCCAGCCGGCCGCCTCGAACAGGCCGGTGATCTCGCAGACCTCGGCATGTTCGCGCAGGTCACCGCCGGTGTCGACAGCGGGGACCCAGCCGGTCGCGGCCCGGATCGCTTCCTGACCGGTTCGGTGATCGCGGCGCCGACACTGAAGCGGATGTCGAGGTGACGTTCGCGCCAGGACCGGATGTGGGCGAGGAAACCGTGACTGGATCCGGCCGAATCCGAGCGCAGCAGGATCGGGGTCCCGTGCCGGTGGATGTCGGGGATCTGGGCGAGAGCCTGGTCCAGGACGGTGATGTGGTCGGTGGTGGTGTTCGAGCCGGCCCGGCCTTCGCGCAGCAGACCGGCGAGGGCCTCGCCGGTGTTGTCCAGAAAGCACAGCAGTGGGTGGAACCCGAAGGTCTTCTTCCAGGTGCGGGTCGCGGACTCCTTCTCGGAATGGCAGATCACGATGGTCGCGTCGATGTCCAGGACCAGGCCGTCCACCCGCTGACCGGCCACCATCGGTTGCGGCAGGTCGCCGCGGACCTCGGCGTGCTGGGCCCAGGCGACCTCGCGGGCGTGTGCCCGGGCGGCCCGCAGTTCGGCCAGCATCGTTTCGTCGAGCTGCGACAACAGTCGCCACGCGGTCGGGTCGGACGCGACCGTTCCGAACAGGGATGGCTGGTTTCGCAGTACTGCCAGGTCAGCGATGGCCTCGCCGCCGTCGGCGAGCATCACGGCGAGATCGACCGCGATCCGGCCCGGGTCGTGCCCGCCCTGCCGCTGCCGCAGTCCTGCCAGTGCCTGGCTGAATGCGCTGGTCAAACCGGTCGTATCCGCGAGATCGGCGAGCAGACGGGCGCCGGCGTGACCGACCACGCCTCGCCCGTCCCCCGTGACCATGATCTTCGGACGTGTTCGGGTAGTCTTCACCCAGCAAGTGCCTTCCGTGACGGGTTAACAGGACTCTCGACAAGCCCTATTTTCCCTGATCAGAAGGCACTTCTTCGTTTCCGGTCCACTCCTTGGACAGCCCTTAACGAAGGGCCGAGGCTAATCCGACGCACACCCCGAATGATCAATGAACGTGTCGTACCTGCCGTGAACGGGCAAGCCGGAAACAATTCATCGGCACCCGTCCGGACGCGGTATCCACCGGCCGCCGAGCAGTCGGCGGCGGGTCAGCACCACGACCGGGCCCCGTCCGGCCGGCGGTGCCGGCCGGGTCGGTCGCGGGCCTGGTCGTGGCTCGCCCACTCAGTCTCGCTGCTCGATCTGGCCACGGATGGTGACGAACTGGGCTTCGGCCTCGGCGCGGGACGAGAAGTACATCACCACCAGGCCGACGCTGCCGCGGTTCGCCCAGGCGCAGATGCCCATCGGCACGCCCTCTGCCTGGCCGTCACCGCAACTGGCGTCGCCGCCGAGCGGACCCGCGTCCACCGCCGCCATGTTGGTGACCCCCAGTTCGCCGGAGAGTCCCTGGATCGCGTCGTCCAGTTCCTTCTTCGGGTCGACCATCACCCCGGAGACCGCCACGATCAGGACGAGATCCTGCGCGGTCGGGTCACCGTAGAAGGCCCCGACCGCGCCGGTCTCGTTCTCCACACTGGACTTCAGACCCTGGACCATCTGGTCGGAGGCGGTCTGCAACTGCGGATCGGTCACCTTCGGCCGGCCGGCCAGGGTGTCCGGCGCGACCACCCGGGTCCGGGTCGCGTCGATCGTCTCGTTGACCGTGTCCTTGACCGCGAACCAGATGGCCGTACCGCCACCGACGCAGAGCACCAACAGCACCGCGAGGACGATCAGCACGATCTTCCCGACGTTCGACTTCTTCTTCGGCGGCGGGAAAGCGCCCCCGGGCGGCATGGCGCCGGGCGGGAAGGCACCGCCGGGCGGTACGGCACCGGGCGGGAAGGCACCCCCGGGCGGCGGATATGCCCCACCGGGCGGTACGGCGCCGGGCGGCGGCGGGAAGCTGGCGGGTGCGCCCGGCGGCTGCGCGGCGGGCCCGGCCGGCGGCTGCGGCGGGTACGGGCCGGGCGCGGCGGGTGGGTAGGGAGTGTCACCCGGCGGCGGGTAGCCGGCCCCTGGCGGGTACGCGCTCGGCGGGTTCTGGTGCTCGTCCGGGGGTTGGGACATGGGGTCAGCTCCTGCTGTTGACGGAAGCGGTGATCCTAACCAGGCAGGGCACGTCGCGCTGTCCGGTGCACAACGGGTTGCCGGTAGGACCGGGCGAGTGCGAAGATCACGGTGTCAGCCCGATCAGGAGGGGGGTGCGTCGATGTTCACTGTGATGCTGTCCGCGCCCCGCCTCGCCGGCTGACCGCTCACCTTCGCGGGGCACCTTCCAGCGGGAGAACCGTCCCGCAGATCAGCGGACCCAGCACGTCAGTTCTGACTGCGAAGAGGGACGACAATGAGCGCACGAATCCACAACATCGGAATCGACTGTCACGACACGTACGCCCTGGCCGGCTTCTGGGCCCAGGTGTTCGAGTGCCCCCGCCAGCCGGACGACTTCCCGGGTGACCCGGAGGCCATGCTGCTGCCCCCGGGTGGGCCGGAGGTGCTCTTCCTGGCCGTACCGGAGGGCAAGACGGTGAAGAACCGCCTGCACCTGGACCTGGAACCCACCGACCGGACCCGGGACGAGGAGGTCGAGCGGCTGCTCGGCATCGGCGCCCGGCACGTCGCCGACCACATCCGGCCGGACGGCACCGGTTGGGTGGTGCTGGCCGACCCCGAGGGCAACGAGTTCTGCGTACTGCGCAGCGCCGCCGAGAAGGCGGCGGCCGGGTGATGTGACGGACCGGGGGCCCAGCCGCAGTCGCGGCTGGGCCCCCGGCCCTCGGCTCGCCGGGGGCTCAGCCGGGCAGGCTGGCCACTCCCGGGGGCAGGAAGCGCTGACCGGTGACCCGCTCGCTGGTGCCGGTCCGGTCCAGGTACGGCGTGACGCCGCCCAGGTGGAACGGCCAGCCGGCACCGAGGATCATGCACAGGTCGATGTCCTGCGGCTCGGCCACGACGCCCTCGTCGAGCATCAGCCGGATCTCCTGCGCCAGCCCGTCCAGGGCGTTGCGCCGGACCTCCTCCTCGGTGAGCGGCTGGTCGCCGACGACCAGCAGCTTCGCCACCTCGGTGTTGATCTGGTCGTCGACCACGATCGGCTGGCCGGAGTCGGCGATCCGCTTGAGGTTTTCGCTCACCCCGAACCGCTCCGGGAAGGCGGCGTGCAGGGTGCCGCCCACGTGGTACGCCACGGCCGGGCCGACCAGCTGAAGCAGCGCGAGCGGACGCATCGGCAGACCCAGCGGATCCAGCGCCCGGTCGGCCACCTCCAGCGGGGTGCCGGCGTCCACGGCGGCGAAGACCGAGCCGAGGAACCGGGTCAGCAGCCGGTTCACCACGAAGGCCGGCGCGTCGGAGACCAGCACGCTCGACTTCTTCAGCTGCTTGCCGACCGCGAACGCGGTGGCCAGGGTCGTGTCGTCGGTGCGCTCGCCCCGGACGATCTCCAGCAGCGGCAGCACCGCGACCGGGTTGAAGAAGTGGAAGCCGACCACCCGCTCCGGGTGCGCCAGCTCCTCGGCCATCGCGGTGACCGAAAGCGAGGAGGTGTTGGTGGCCAGCACCGCCTCCGGCTTGACGATCTTCTCCAGCTCGGCCCAGACCTGCTTCTTGACGTTCAGGTCCTCGAAGACCGCCTCGATGACGAAGTCGGCGTCGGCGAAGACCGACTTGTCGACCGAGCCGCTCACCAGGCCGTACAGCTTGGCGGCCGTGCCCTTGTCCATCCGGCCCTTGCTTACCTGCTTCTCGATCTGGGCGTGCACGTAGCCCACACCCTTGTCCACCCGGGCCTGGTCCAGGTCGGTCAGGACCACCGGCACCTGGAGGCGACGGGCGAAGAGCAGCGCGAGCTGGCTGGCCATCAGGCCGGCACCGACGATGCCCACCTTGGTCACCGGGCGGGCCAACTCCTTGTTCGGCGCGCCGGCCGGTCGCTTGGCCCGCCGCTGCACCAGGTCGAAGGCGTACAGGCCGCTGCGCAACTCCTCGGAGAAGACCAGATCGGCCAGGGCCTCGTCCTCGGCGGCGGTGCCGGTGGCGAAGTCGGCGTCCTTCGCCGTCTCCAGCAGGTCCAGCGCCCGGTAGGCGGCCGGTACCGCGCCGTGCAGCCGCTGGTCGAGCGTCTGCCGGGCGAAGTAGAGCACGCCCGCCCACATGTCCTTGTCGACCTCGGGCCGGGTCACGGTGACCTCGCCGCGGACCACCCCGGCGGCCCACTCCAGCGACCGCTCCAGGAAGTCGGCCGGCTCCAGCAGTACGTCGGCGATGCCCAGCTCGGCAGCCTGCTTCGGCTTGAGCATCTTGTTCTGCATCAGCGGGTTCTGGATGATCACCTGGGTGGCGGCCGGGATGCCGATCAGGTTCGGCAGCAGCTGGGTGCCGCCCCAGCCCGGGATCAGACCGAGGGAGACCTCGGGCAGGGCCAGGGCCGCCGCACCGGCCGACAGCGTCCGATAGTGGCAGTGCAGGGCCAGTTCCAGGCCGCCGCCCATCGCCGCGCCGTTGACGAAGGCGAAGGTCGGGACCGCGCTGTCCTTGAGCCGGGCGAAGATCCGGTGACCCAGCCGGCCGATCTCCAGCGCCTGGTCCCGGTCGGCCAGCAGCGGCAGGCTTGTGATGTCCGCGCCGACACAGAAGATGTACGGCTTGCCGGTGACCGCGATGAACGCCGGGTTCGCCGCCAGCGCGGCGGTGACCGCCTCGTCCAGGCTGGCCAGACCGGCCGGTCCGAGGGTGTTCGGCTTGGTGTGGTCGAATCCGTTGTCCAGCGTGATCAGGGCGGCCGGACGGTCCAGCCCCGGCACGTTCACCTGGCGCAGCAGCGCCTTGGTGACCACCTCGTTCGGTGCGGTGAGCGCGCTCACTTGTCTCCACCCTCCTGCGCGGATCCCGTCCAGTGCGGGTTCTCCCAGATGACCGTGCCGCCCATGCCGATGCCGATGCACATGGCGGTGAGCCCGTACCGGACCTCGGGATGCTCGGCGAACTGCCGGGCGAGCTGGGTCATCAGCCGTACGCCCGAGGAGGCGAGCGGGTGCCCGATGGCGATCGCACCGCCCCACGGGTTGACCCGCGGGTCGTCGTCGGCGATGCCGAAGTGGTCGAGGAAGGCGAGCACCTGCACGGCGAACGCCTCGTTCAGCTCGAACAGCCCGATATCGTCGATGCTCAGGCCGGCGATGCGCAGCGCCTTCTCGGTCGATGGGATCGGGCCGACGCCCATCACCTCGGGCTCGACACCGACGAAGCCGTACGACACGAGCCGCATGGCGATCGGCAGGCCCAGCTCGCGGGCCACGTCCTCGGCCACCAGCAGGCTGGCGGTGGCACCGTCGTTCAGGCCGGCGGCGTTGCCCGCGGTGACCTTGCCGTGCGGGCGGAACGGGGTCTTGAGGGTGGCGAGCTTCTCCAGCGAGGTGTCCCGGGGCGCCTCGTCCACAGTGGCCAGACCCCAACCGGTCTCCGGGTCGCGGATCGCCACCGGCACCAGGTCGTCCTGGAGCTTGCCGTTGGCGTACGCCTTGGCGGTCTTCTGCTGCGAGGCGAGCGCGAAGGCGTCGGTGCGCTCCTTGGTGATGTGCGGCACCCGGTCGTGCAGGTTCTCCGCGGTGGCGCCCATCACCAGTGCGGACGGGTCGACAAGCTTCTCGGCCACGATGCGCGGGTTCGGGTCGACGCCCTCGCCCATCGGGTGGCGGCCCATGTGTTCCACGCCGCCCGCGATCGCGACGTCGTACGCGCCAATGGCGATGCCGCTGGCGACGGTGGTCACCGCGGTCATCGCGCCGGCGCACATCCGGTCGATGGCGAAGCCGGGCACGGTCTTGGGCAGGCCGGCCAGCAGGGCGGCGGTGCGGCCGATGGTCAGGCCCTGGTCACCGATCTGGGTGGTGGCGGCGATGGCGACCTCTTCGACCCGCTCCGGCGGCAGCTGCGGGTTGCGCCGCAGCAGCTCGCGGATGCAGCGGATCACCAGGTCGTCCGCGCGGGTGTTGGCGTACATGCCACCCGCCTTGCCGAACGGGGTGCGGACGCCGTCGACGAAAACGACATCCCGTACTTCACGGGGCACTGTGAGCCTCCTAGCCGGCACTGGCGTTTCTCCGGATGCTACCCGTCAGTAACAATCCTTGCCCGCGCCTCCCCCTGTGGCCCAGCCCACACCACCCCCCAACCCGGCCCTGTTGATCAAGAGGTTTGCGTCAGCGACCCGCCGTGCGGCTGACGCAAACCTCCTGATCAACGCGGGTCGGGCGGGGTGGTGGGAGTGGTCGGCAGGGGGAGGAGGGCTTCGGCGAAGGCGGGGAGGAGGAGGGCGATCTGCCATTCGCGGGCGTGGTAGCCGCGGAGCACCTCGGCGACGGAGGCTTCGGTGATCTCCTCGGGCGGCTGCCAGGCGATGCGGCGGACCGTGTCCGGGGTGATCAGATTCTCCGGTGGCAGCCGGTGCTCGCCGGCCAGCCGCAACACCACCTCGCGGCAGCGTGCCAGGCGCGCGGCGGCGGCCGGGTCCCGCTCCGCCCACCGGTGCGGCGGGGGCGGGCCCTCCACCGTCGGCGTCACCGGTAGCTCGTCATCGGGCAACTGCCGGGCATCGTCCAACGCGGCCAACCAGGTGCGGGCCAGCCGGCGTACCGACCGGCCACCGAACCCGGGCAGGGTGAGCAGCGTCTTCTCGTCCTTCGGGTCCAGCTCGGCCGCCGCGACGATGGCCGAGTCCGGCAGCACCCGACCCGGTGCCGAGTCGCGGCGAGCGGCGATCTGGTCGCGGGCGTACCACAGCGAACGGACCCGCGCCTGCGCCCGCGCACCACGGACCCGATGGATGCCGGAGGTACGCCGCCACGGCTCGGCCCGCACCCGGGGCGGTCGTGCGCCGGTACGCACCAGCGCGGCGAACTCCTCCGCCGCCCATTCGGACTTGCCCTGCCGGGCCAGCTCCGCCTCCAGCGCGTCGCGCAGATCGACAAGCAGCTCCACGTCCAGCGCCGCATACGTCAGCCAGGACTGCGGCAGCGGCCGGCTGGACCAGTCCGCCGCAGAATGATGTTTCTCCAGGCTGAACCCGAGCAGTTGCTCGGTGAGCGCGGCCAGGCCCACCCGTTCGAACCCGGCGAGCCGGGCAGCCAACTCGGTGTCGAACAATCGGCGTGGCCGCAGCCCCAACTCGGCGAGGCAGGGCAGATCCTGGTTTGCGGCATGCAGCACCCATTC
This DNA window, taken from Micromonospora sp. FIMYZ51, encodes the following:
- a CDS encoding endonuclease/exonuclease/phosphatase family protein; protein product: MRITSVNAWGGMLFDELVEWLPGNGAQVLCLQEVTRTAGLTGWTRFEDGERKLPQRADLFDDVRGTLPRHQAIFLASDSGPVHDDMGARHRQDFGLATFVAEDLPVVGVDSAFVHGEFVDHDEWRVPIRPRVALAVRTVDRVAGRSVWVVQMHGLRDPAGKADTPARRGQAERLAQLVRRIRGPRDLVVVCGDFNLLPDSETFDVLAEVGLTDLVGTADTRTSRYAKPVRHASYLLVSDVAAVERFEIMAEPEVSDHRALILDI
- a CDS encoding discoidin domain-containing protein, translated to MPVSGQRFMSSFLVSALVAALLAVVGLPSPASAAVLPTGFREQTVLTGLNQPMNIEFAPDGRIFVAEKAGRIKVFDSIADTTATIFADLSVNVHNQNDRGLLGLALHPDFPTQPYVYVLYTYDAPPGQVAPVWNDNCNAVGGANGGQCIVTGRLSRLEAAGDVMTGTEQVLLHDWCQQYPSHSIGDLHFGADGMLYLSSGDGASYNVVDYGQLGNPINPCADPPGGSMTPPTAEGGALRSQDVRTAADPTGLDGTILRLDPLTGAAAPDNPALGSTDPNTRRIVGYGLRNPYRFAVRPGTDELWIGDVGWNTWEEVNRLTDPTGQVANFGWPCYEGPNRQGGYDGANLDLCEGLYTAGTQTAPYYGYQHSGRVVTGESCPTGGSSVSGMAFYPTAGGDYPAAYRGALFFADYTRDCIWAMLPTTPGGTPDAANRLTFVAQAANPVDLAIGPGGDLYYADAAGSIRRVRHFAGNQPPVAVLQAAPTTGDAPLTVSFDATASSDPDPADEGLLRYEWDFTDDGTVDARTPTASFTYPAGGPYTARLRVIDTLDVADTRTVTIQSGNSGPTAVIDTPAAGSTFVVGQHITFTGRATDPEQGTLPASALRWQLLQHHCYTPDNCHIHTVQEWTGVAGASFPAPDHEYPSYLELVLTATDAGGLSATASRRLDPRTVELTFTSNPPGLPVAVGSASETTPFTRTVIQGSANTISAVTPQTVDGVRYVFGAWSDGGAQTHLITAPSTARTYTATFVRERLPQSQLTVRSVDSQETAGENGRGTNVLDGNPATIWHTQWQAASPSHPHEIQLDLGGSYDVTGLYYLPRQNMTNGRIAGYEVHVSADGTTWGSPVATGTWPNATAEQSASFAAKTGRYVRLRALGEVNGQPWTSVAELNVAVAPRLPATALTVRSADSQEVAAEDGRATNVLDGNPATIWHTEWQAASPSHPHEIQLDLGRAMSVSCLYYLPRQASQNGRIARYEVHTSGNGTTWGTAAATGTWANTTAEQTACFSARSARYVRLRALSEVTGQPWTSIAELRVAAR
- a CDS encoding VOC family protein, with the protein product MSARIHNIGIDCHDTYALAGFWAQVFECPRQPDDFPGDPEAMLLPPGGPEVLFLAVPEGKTVKNRLHLDLEPTDRTRDEEVERLLGIGARHVADHIRPDGTGWVVLADPEGNEFCVLRSAAEKAAAG
- a CDS encoding 3-hydroxyacyl-CoA dehydrogenase NAD-binding domain-containing protein; its protein translation is MSALTAPNEVVTKALLRQVNVPGLDRPAALITLDNGFDHTKPNTLGPAGLASLDEAVTAALAANPAFIAVTGKPYIFCVGADITSLPLLADRDQALEIGRLGHRIFARLKDSAVPTFAFVNGAAMGGGLELALHCHYRTLSAGAAALALPEVSLGLIPGWGGTQLLPNLIGIPAATQVIIQNPLMQNKMLKPKQAAELGIADVLLEPADFLERSLEWAAGVVRGEVTVTRPEVDKDMWAGVLYFARQTLDQRLHGAVPAAYRALDLLETAKDADFATGTAAEDEALADLVFSEELRSGLYAFDLVQRRAKRPAGAPNKELARPVTKVGIVGAGLMASQLALLFARRLQVPVVLTDLDQARVDKGVGYVHAQIEKQVSKGRMDKGTAAKLYGLVSGSVDKSVFADADFVIEAVFEDLNVKKQVWAELEKIVKPEAVLATNTSSLSVTAMAEELAHPERVVGFHFFNPVAVLPLLEIVRGERTDDTTLATAFAVGKQLKKSSVLVSDAPAFVVNRLLTRFLGSVFAAVDAGTPLEVADRALDPLGLPMRPLALLQLVGPAVAYHVGGTLHAAFPERFGVSENLKRIADSGQPIVVDDQINTEVAKLLVVGDQPLTEEEVRRNALDGLAQEIRLMLDEGVVAEPQDIDLCMILGAGWPFHLGGVTPYLDRTGTSERVTGQRFLPPGVASLPG
- a CDS encoding thiolase family protein; this encodes MPREVRDVVFVDGVRTPFGKAGGMYANTRADDLVIRCIRELLRRNPQLPPERVEEVAIAATTQIGDQGLTIGRTAALLAGLPKTVPGFAIDRMCAGAMTAVTTVASGIAIGAYDVAIAGGVEHMGRHPMGEGVDPNPRIVAEKLVDPSALVMGATAENLHDRVPHITKERTDAFALASQQKTAKAYANGKLQDDLVPVAIRDPETGWGLATVDEAPRDTSLEKLATLKTPFRPHGKVTAGNAAGLNDGATASLLVAEDVARELGLPIAMRLVSYGFVGVEPEVMGVGPIPSTEKALRIAGLSIDDIGLFELNEAFAVQVLAFLDHFGIADDDPRVNPWGGAIAIGHPLASSGVRLMTQLARQFAEHPEVRYGLTAMCIGIGMGGTVIWENPHWTGSAQEGGDK
- a CDS encoding ribonuclease D; the protein is MTDEPPLRRRAAASRTGNDTHHPPSARPEPSDAGTEPTGSESVPLTAPREGTPEPIAQSEQLAEVVARFAAGAGPVALDAERASGYRYSQRAYLVQLRRGGAGTALIDPLPLPDLSALDAAIAEAEWVLHAANQDLPCLAELGLRPRRLFDTELAARLAGFERVGLAALTEQLLGFSLEKHHSAADWSSRPLPQSWLTYAALDVELLVDLRDALEAELARQGKSEWAAEEFAALVRTGARPPRVRAEPWRRTSGIHRVRGARAQARVRSLWYARDQIAARRDSAPGRVLPDSAIVAAAELDPKDEKTLLTLPGFGGRSVRRLARTWLAALDDARQLPDDELPVTPTVEGPPPPHRWAERDPAAAARLARCREVVLRLAGEHRLPPENLITPDTVRRIAWQPPEEITEASVAEVLRGYHAREWQIALLLPAFAEALLPLPTTPTTPPDPR